One genomic segment of Ipomoea triloba cultivar NCNSP0323 chromosome 9, ASM357664v1 includes these proteins:
- the LOC116029594 gene encoding uncharacterized protein LOC116029594 produces the protein MKSILDNIATASGQLVNFNKSSLFFNPNVTNTLRTSICDILQVDGVANSGNYLGLPSLIGRNKSEILGFLKNRVLNKINSWNHQFLSRAGKEVLIESVIQVLPSYAMSVFHIPNNIVRDIECAINAFWWGAEYGSRKGIRWKAWSNMCVPKDWGGIGFSRFDLFNNALLCKQAWRLIQHPSSLVARVCQAKYYPGSSFLEARASNNPSFIRNSLLTAKEVIRSNSRWRIGNGNRVKIWKDKWLPDISNPYISTPPYPFMHDATISALFDSQSKC, from the coding sequence ATGAAGAGTATTCTTGACAATATTGCAACAGCTTCTGGTCAGCTAGTCAACTTTAACAAATCTTCCCTATTCTTCAACCCAAATGTCACAAATACGTTGAGAACTTCCATCTGCGATATCTTACAGGTTGACGGTGTGGCAAATTCTGGAAATTACCTTGGGCTACCCTCCCTCATTGGCAGAAACAAATCAGAAATTCTTGGCTTTCTGAAGAACAGAGTCCTCAACAAGATTAACAGTTGGAATCATCAATTCCTTTCAAGAGCTGGTAAAGAAGTGCTCATTGAAAGTGTTATTCAGGTCCTCCCCTCATATGCTATGAGTGTTTTCCATATTCCAAATAACATTGTGAGGGATATCGAGTGTGCCATCAATGCTTTTTGGTGGGGAGCCGAGTATGGCAGTCGGAAAGGCATACGATGGAAGGCATGGTCTAACATGTGTGTACCTAAGGACTGGGGAGGTATTGGCTTTAGTAGATTTGACTTGTTTAATAATGCTCTTCTTTGTAAGCAGGCATGGAGACTCATTCAGCATCCCTCCTCTCTGGTTGCGAGAGTTTGTCAAGCAAAATATTATCCTGGATCCTCATTCTTAGAAGCAAGAGCAAGCAACAACCCTTCATTTATCAGGAATAGTCTTTTGACTGCTAAGGAAGTAATACGTAGCAACAGTCGTTGGAGGATAGGCAATGGTAACAGGGTCAAGATTTGGAAAGACAAATGGCTGCCAGACATTTCAAATCCATATATTTCCACACCACCTTATCCCTTTATGCATGATGCAACTATTTCTGCCCTTTTCGATAGCCAATCCAAATGTTAG
- the LOC116030726 gene encoding uncharacterized protein LOC116030726 translates to MGDNVLDDMIMDLDLNQEPSDLPTESVLGFRSFLNDLESAQSRIEERIRHLEAVTARVWERHRWRRARSSVEANILVGQNVNAEGDEDAAGVSSGSGRGCKRDSSHLVAKALAIDSEVKKVAKDGGTFFDCNICLDMAQEPVLTCCGHLYCWACFYQLPYVDSMVKECPVCKGEVADGHVIPIYCNGNSHCETELVSGVKIPPRPKAHRVESVRQQHLTRGLSHIPVAEALRRIRASIGMGDPPNRPEPIGINANVPTTSQELQNADGSHRVRSRVFSRVFSESTASLSSELDNAQRIFEDLAASITDRILQRNSAQGSTAADAMRAEDSFGRDENVARLEHPILDTATEISSPASVASSSRGNEDSDAVVQLGNLIPTTSGERDQPLPRTPSYRRRFSLLRFSDINNEVSRETRRRRLN, encoded by the coding sequence ATGGGTGACAATGTATTGGATGATATGATAATGGACCTTGATTTGAACCAAGAACCCTCAGACCTGCCAACTGAGTCAGTTTTAGGATTTAGGTCTTTCTTGAATGATTTAGAGAGTGCACAGAGTAGGATAGAGGAGAGAATCCGACATCTCGAAGCTGTCACTGCCCGAGTTTGGGAACGCCATAGGTGGCGCCGTGCTCGAAGTTCTGTGGAAGCCAATATTTTGGTTGGACAGAATGTGAATGCGGAGGGTGATGAGGATGCAGCGGGTGTGAGTTCTGGTAGTGGGAGAGGGTGCAAAAGGGATAGCAGTCATTTAGTGGCGAAGGCATTGGCAATAGATTCTGAGGTGAAGAAGGTTGCTAAGGATGGTGGAACCTTTTTTGATTGTAATATATGCTTGGACATGGCACAGGAGCCTGTTTTGACTTGTTGCGGTCACTTGTATTGTTGGGCGTGCTTTTATCAGTTGCCATATGTTGATTCTATGGTCAAGGAGTGTCCCGTTTGCAAGGGAGAGGTTGCTGATGGCCATGTTATTCCTATTTATTGTAATGGAAACAGTCATTGTGAGACGGAATTGGTGTCTGGTGTGAAGATACCGCCAAGGCCAAAAGCTCATCGTGTAGAAAGTGTTAGACAGCAGCATCTGACCCGGGGTTTATCTCATATTCCGGTTGCAGAAGCACTTAGGCGGATTAGGGCAAGTATTGGAATGGGGGATCCCCCAAATCGACCAGAGCCTATTGGCATTAATGCAAATGTTCCTACAACTTCTCAGGAGTTGCAAAATGCAGATGGCAGCCATCGAGTACGCTCCCGTGTGTTTTCAAGGGTGTTTTCTGAAAGCACTGCTTCTCTGTCATCAGAGCTAGATAATGCTCAGCGGATATTTGAGGACCTTGCTGCATCAATTACTGATCGCATATTGCAAAGAAACAGCGCTCAAGGTTCAACTGCTGCTGATGCAATGCGAGCCGAAGATTCTTTTGGAAGAGATGAAAATGTTGCACGACTGGAGCATCCAATTCTGGATACAGCCACCGAGATAAGTTCTCCTGCATCTGTTGCTTCATCTTCTCGAGGAAATGAAGATTCTGATGCTGTTGTACAATTGGGAAACCTGATACCCACTACAAGTGGTGAAAGGGATCAGCCTTTGCCACGCACTCCATCTTATAGGAGAAGATTTAGTTTGTTGAGGTTTTCTGACATTAATAATGAAGTTTCCCGTGAAActagaagaagaagattgaaCTAA
- the LOC116029593 gene encoding uncharacterized protein LOC116029593, producing MGDFNDIRCPSEKIGHHPQPCWLMDGFNFAITSSGISDLEIQGHKFTWDRGRGTPHWVQECLDRVLASQPWLDLFGEVVAESAITPVSDHLPIFMHLIPTVKVRRKSKFKFKNLWIKESECRALVANTWVASRGADLISRLGTCSKALWDSGRNLSKDFQPNINQCLKDMDALRHQSDNIGLLAFSATQKKCIHLLHQQNTYWKQRAKAFWHKNGYMNSNFFHKSV from the coding sequence ATGGGTGATTTTAACGACATCAGATGCCCTAGCGAGAAAATTGGCCATCATCCTCAACCTTGCTGGCTTATGGATggtttcaattttgcaattacTAGTTCCGGCATATCCGACCTCGAGATTCAGGGCCATAAGTTCACCTGGGATAGAGGTAGAGGAACCCCTCACTGGGTTCAAGAATGCCTTGATCGTGTATTGGCCTCCCAGCCATGGCTTGATCTGTTTGGCGAAGTAGTGGCTGAATCTGCCATCACTCCAGTAAGTGACCATCTGCCCATCTTTATGCATCTGATTCCCACAGTCAAGGTCAGAAGAAAATCCAAATTCAAGTTCAAAAACCTTTGGATTAAAGAATCAGAATGTAGAGCTCTCGTAGCAAACACTTGGGTTGCTTCTCGAGGTGCAGATCTTATCTCCAGGCTTGGAACTTGTAGTAAAGCCCTCTGGGATTCGGGCAGGAATCTATCTAAGGATTTTCAACCTAATATCAACCAATGCCTCAAAGATATGGATGCCCTCAGACATCAATCAGACAACATTGGTTTGCTTGCTTTCTCTGCCACACAGAAGAAGTGTATTCACTTGCTCCATCAGCAGAACACCTATTGGAAGCAAAGGGCGAAAGCATTTTGGCACAAAAATGGATATATGAATTCCAATTTCTTCCACAAATCAGTCTAA